One window from the genome of Nicotiana sylvestris chromosome 9, ASM39365v2, whole genome shotgun sequence encodes:
- the LOC104216959 gene encoding uncharacterized protein, whose protein sequence is MEPKQKKQKLERYRRRIGMLQAFSNVSNKIWVFVDDDHGVDIILDLSQQLTLKLTNLVTQLSFMVTFVYAKCDSIERIELWDSLYNLEKFGGLPVSLNEINDFRHCINTCNLTDLGFKGSVYTWWNGRGEDDCIFKRLDRCLGNLELPQKWPNIEVVVIQNWTADFIGDPFYMFNHKLKKLKKALSIWSRATYGDIFQKITSLEEVVIVHETQFERFPTYQNRERLQKVQAELIRYLALEEEFWRQKSGMAWFQDGDRNTKFFHAQVNGRRRRLQLKQIQDTNGNWLEGNNDMADEAVRFFKEQLQEETTTMSFDILEHVPTLVDYAQNVELIKQPTKEEVRHAVFGLNGDSAGGPDGFTGCFFHTYWDIIAEDMVNMEIITDIRLRTKAGPNIVIKLDMAKAYDGLSWLFLTKPYGFFKSTRGVKQGDPISPTLFILAAEALSRGLNALHRNLHFNGFGLPKWSPKINHLSYADDIIIFSSYDATSLTLIMKVLADYEAASGQLINKSKSAIYLHHSAGEEIVDKV, encoded by the exons ATGGAACCAAAACAAAAGAAGCAGAAGCTGGAAAGATATAGAAGAAGAATTGGAATGTTGCAGGCATTTTCAAATGTGTCTAACAAAATTTGGGTATTTGTGGATGATGATCATGGGGTGGACATAATACTTGATTTGTCTCAACAGTTGACTTTGAAGCTCACAAATCTGGTTACTCAGCTGTCTTTCATGGTTACATTTGTGTATGCAAAATGTGACTCTATTGAGCGTATAGAATTGTGGGACAGTTTATACAATCTG GAGAAGTTTGGTGGACTTCCTGTGTCGCTAAATGAGATAAATGATTTTAGGCATTGCATAAACACCTGTAACTTGACTGATTTGGGTTTCAAAGGTAGTGTGTATACATGGTGGAATGGGAGAGGTGAAGATGACTGCATATTCAAAAGATTGGACAGATGTTTAGGCAATTTGGAGTTACCACAGAAATGGCCTAATATAGAG GTGGTGGTTATACAAAATTGGACAGCAGACTTCATAGGTGATCCATTTTATATGTTTAATCATAAACTGAAAAAACTGAAAAAAGCACTATCAATATGGAGTAGGGCAACATATGGAGACATATTCCAAAAAATTACTAGTCTTGAAGAGGTGGTTATTGTACATGAAACACAGTTTGAAAGGTTTCCTACATACCAAAATAGAGAGAGGTTACAAAAGGTGCAAGCAGAGCTTATTCGATATCTGGCATTGGAGGAAGAATTTTGGAGACAAAAGTCGGGAATGGCATGGTTCCAGGATGGTGACAGAAATACGAAGTTCTTTCATGCTCAGGTCAATGGTAGGAGAAGAAGATTACAGCTGAAACAAATACAAGATACTAATGGCAATTGGTTAGAGGGTAATAATGATATGGCAGATGAGGCAGTTAGGTTCTTCAAAGAACAGCTCCAGGAAGAAACAACTACTATGTCCTTTGATATTCTTGAACATGTACCAACACTGGTGGATTATGCCCAGAATGTTGAGCTAATTAAGCAGCCAACGAAGGAAGAGGTCAGACATGCAGTTTTTGGACTAAATGGTGATAGTGCAGGGGGTCCGGATGGCTTTACTGGTTGCTTCTTTCATACCTATTGGGACATAATTGCGGAAGATATGGTCAATATG GAGATCATCACAGATATAAGGTTGAGGACAAAAGCTGGGCCAAACATTGTGATCAAGTTAGATATGGCCAAGGCATACGATGGTTTGTCATGGTTGTTTCTAACTAAG CCTTATGGTTTCTTTAAGTCGACAAGAGGGGTGAAACAAGGGGATCCTATATCACCAACTCTATTTATCTTGGCTGCAGAAGCTCTGTCAAGAGGGCTGAATGCACTTCACAGAAATTTACATTTCAATGGCTTTGGCTTGCCCAAGTGGAGCCCAAAGATTAACCACCTTTCATACGCAGATGACATTATCATTTTTTCATCTTATGATGCAACATCGCTGACACTGATTATGAAGGTTTTAGCAGACTATGAGGCAGCTTCTGGGCAGCTTATTAACAAGAGTAAAAGTGCCATCTATCTTCATCATTCAGCAGGAGAGGAAATAGTAGATAAGGTGTAG